The Deltaproteobacteria bacterium genomic interval CCTCCTCCATCGTGAGCCATTGCGGCGCCGGCTGCTTCCCGGCGACGACGACGTTCACGTAGTTCCGGCTCCGCAGGCAGTGGTCGGTCACCGACAGCAGGCAGTTGGCGTCGGGCGGGAGGTAGACGCGGATGACTTCGGCCTTCTTGTTTACGACGTGGTCGAGGAAGCCCGGGTCCTGATGGGAGAAGCCGTTGTGGTCCTGGCGCCAGACGTGCGAGCTCAGGAGGTAGTTGAGCGAGGCGATCGGCCGTCGCCACGGGATGTGGTTGCACACCTTCAGCCACTTCGCGTGCTGGTTGAACATCGAATCGATGATGTGGATGAACGCCTCGTAGCAGCTGAAGAAGCCGTGGCGCCCGGTGAGGAGGTAGCCTTCGAGCCAGCCCTGGCACTGGTGCTCGCTCAGGACCTCCATGACGCGGCCGTCGGGAGCGACGTGGTCGTCGTAGGGGTAGATCTCGGCGACCGAGCAGCGGTTCGTCACCTCGAGAATGTCCTGCCAGCGGTTCGAGTTGTTCTCGTCGGGGCTGAAGACGCGGAAGTTCCGTGACGCGAGGTTCTGCTTCATGACGTCGCGGAGGAAGGTGCCCTGGACGCGCGTCGCCTCGGCGTCGACCGCGCCGGGTGCCGTCACCTCGACGGCGTAGTCGCGGAAGTCGGGGAGGCGGAGCTCTTTCAAGAGCAGGCCGCCGTTGGCGTGCGGGTTGGCGCTCATGCGCCGCTCGCCGACGGGCGCGAGCGCGGCGATCTCGGGAAGGAGGCGACCGCTGCGGTCGAAGAGCTCCTCGGGACGGTACGACTTCATCCACTTCTCGAGGATCTTCACGTGGGCGCGGCTCTCCATGTCGCCCATGGGAACCTGGTGGCTCCGCCAGTAATCCTCGGCGCGCTTGCCGTCGATCGTCGGCGGGCAGGTCCAGCCCTTCGGCGTGCGGAGCACGATCATCGGCCAGGTCGGCCGGCCGGTGAATCCCGAGCGGCGCGCCCGCGTCTTGATGTCGGCGATCTTGGCGAAGACGGTGTCGAGGGTCGCCGCCATCTGCTGGTGGACGGCGGCAGGTTCGTGGCCCGTGACGAAGTGCGGCTCCCAGCCGTAGCCCTCGAAGAGCTTCCGGAGCTCGCTCTCGGGGATGCGGGCGAGCACCGTCGGATTGGCGATTTTGTAGCCGTTGAGATGGAGGATCGGCAGCACGGTGCCGTCGCGCGCGGGGTTCAGGAACTTGTTCGAGTGCCAGCCGGTCGCGAGCGGCCCGGTCTCGGCCTCGCCGTCCCCGACGACGCAGGCGACGACCAGATCCGGGTTGTCGAAGGCGGCGCCGAAGGCGTGCGAGAGCGCGTAGCCGAGCTCGCCGCCCTCGTGGATCGAGCCCGGCGTCTCGGGCGCGACGTGGCTCGGGATGCCGCCCGGGAAGCTGAACTGCTTGAAGAGGCGCTGCATCCCCTCGGCGTCCTGCGACACGTCGGGGTAGATTTCGCTATAGGTACCCTCCAGGTAGGCGTGCGCGACGATCGCGGGGCCGCCGTGCCCGGGGCCTATGACGTAGATCATGTCGAGGTCGCGCTCTTTGATGATGCGGTTCAGGTGCACGTAGACGAAGTTCAGGCCCGGCGTCGTGCCCCAGTGGCCGACCAGACGCGGCTTCACGTGCGCGCGCGTCAGCCGTTCGCGCAGCAACGGGTTCTCGAAGAGGTAGATCTGCCCGACCGCGAGGTAGTTCGACGCCCGCCAGTAGGCGTCCATCGTGTCGAGCAGCTTCGCCGGCAGCGGGCCCGAAGGCCGCCGATCATGCGTGCGCTTCGCCGTACGCCTCGTGTTCTTCGCCATGCGCCACCATCCTCCCTCGAGCGCGCGCTACGCGCCGCGCGGCGTGCGAGATGGGGAACACTACGCCGCCGGCACCATGCTTGCGAGCAAGGACGAGCTTCCGAGCGACAGAAAGCAGTTGATCATCGGCGCGCGCCGTGCAATGACCGCTCGCGAATCGCCCCGCCCGGCGACCGGCTCGTCCGTCGAACGAACCTCAAAAGAATCCACCGGAGGCCACCACCCATGCCGTCGAAACGACTCCGCACCTCGGCGTTTCTCTCCCTCGTCCTGCTCACGGCCGCTTCGATCCGCGAAGCACGCGCGGCGACGACCTGGGGCGTTCCCGGAGACAGCTCGAATACCTGCACGGTCGTCGTCCCGAGCTGCAATACGATCGCGCAAGCCGTCACGGCATCGAGCAGCGGCGATACGATCCTGATCGGCGCCGGGTCGTTCCCGGTCCCCTCGTCGATCGCGCTCACCAAGTCGCTCACCATCACGGGCGCGGGCATCGGCACGACGTTCGTGCAGCCGACGACGACGGCGTTCTCGGTCCGCACCAGCAACATCGTGTTCAGCGACTTCACGTTGCAGAACGGCGCCATCGGCATCGCCTTCCAGAGCGCGTCCAGCAACAACACGCAGATCACGCGGGTCGCCTTCAGCGGCCAGACCTCGCGCGGCATCGACGTTTCGCTCGGGGCGGCCTTCCCGGTGACCAACGTGGCGATCACGGACAGCTCGTTCGCCACCGCCAACATCGGCATCCGCACCTCGTCCACGGCGCAGGTGGCCGGGCTCACCATCACCGGCACCAGCTTCACCGGGAACAAGTTCGGCATCTACGTCGCCAACGACAACAACACGTCGAAGTTCTCGGGCCTGACGATCCAGAACTCGACGTTCACGAACAACGTCAACTGGGCGATCTACGCCGAGGAGATGCGCGACGCCCTGATCGAGGACTCCACCTTCACGGGCGGCGGGACGGCGATCGGCCTGTTCAAGTTCTACGGAAGCAGCGGGGTGGCGATGTCCAACATCACCATCCGTGAGAACACCTTCAGCGCCTTCACGGGCAATGCGCTCGATCTCGAGGTCTATCTCGGCGGCACGGCTCCGGCCGGCGTGGGTCTGGAGAACCCGGTCGTCGTGCAGAACAACACCATCCAGAAGGACGTCGGCATCGCCACGTCGAGTACGGCCGTGTTCGTGCGCCTGCCGCCGGCGCTGACCAACGCGCCGGTCAACATCCTCGACAACGACATCCTGATCTCCGGCACGTTCTCGGCGGGGACCCGGGCGTACGGCGTCACGCTGCGTGGCAACGGTCCCGTCGTGATGACCGGCAACGTCATCGACGGTGGCAACGTCGGCGGGTCGGGTACGACCCCGCCGACGTCGGGCATCTTCATCCAGTCGCAGAGCGCGCCGATGAGCCTGCCCTCGGGAACGTTCCCGAACGTGATGCCGGCCACCGTCAGCATCACCGCCAGCTGCAACCGGATCCAGGGCTTCCGCAACGGCGTCAGCGTCTTCGACTCGATCGGCAACGCGTACGGCGGCCTCCAGGTCGGCGCCACCGTGACGATCGAGGACAACGCGATCCTCGGGAACGACAGCGGCCTCGTCACCGGAGCCGCCGCGCCGACGATCGACGGGGAGAACAACTACTGGGGCTGCCCCGCGGGCCCGAGCGACGCGGCGTGCGACGACGTCGTCGGCGACGTCGACGCCGATCCCTTCCGGATCGTGATCGCTCCGTGCGTGCCATGTCTCCAGAACTCGGAGTGCAATGACGGCCTCTTCTGCAACGGCGCCGAGACCTGCGACCTCCAGACCTCCCAGTGCGTCGCCGCCGTCGATCCCTGCCTCGGAGGCCCCGCCTGCGGGAACACCTGCAACGAGGTCACGGACGATTGCTTCGTCCCCGCCGGAACGGTCTGCCGCGCCGCCGTCGACGCGTGCGATGCCGAGGAGACCTGCAGCGGGCTCGGCGGACCGTGTCCCGGCGACGTCCTCCTCACCGCCGGGTCCACCTGCCGCCCGGCCACGGACGTCTGCGACGCCGCCGAGACCTGTGACGGCGTGAGCGCCGCTTGCCCGGCCGACGCCTTGCAGGGTGCGGACGTCGTATGTCGTACAGCCGCCGGATCCTGCGACGTTGCCGAGAATTGCAGCGGATCCGCCGCCGCCTGTCCGGTCGACGGCTTCGCGCCTGCCGGACAGGAATGCCGCGCCAGCGCCGGCGTTTGCGACGTCGCCGAGAGCTGCACGGGAAGCGGTCCGAACTGCCCGGTGGACGCTTTCCAGCCGCCGGCGACGGTCTGCCGGGCGGCGGCCGGCGTCTGCGACATCGCCGAAACCTGCGCGGCCGGGAACCCGAGCTGTCCGCCGGACGCCGTCGAGCCCGCGACGACCGTGTGTCGCGCGGCTGCCGGCGCCTGCGACGTTGCGGAGAACTGCAACGGATCAGGGACGACATGTCCGAGCGACGGGTTCGCCGCCGCCGGGACCAACTGCTCCGACGGAGACTTCTGTACGCAGCCCGATGTCTGTGACGGCAGCGGGATCTGCGACGGTCCGGCGGTCGATTGCGACGACGCGAATCCGTGCACGGACGACGCCTGCGACTCCCAGGCGGGCGGCTTCCTTTGCGTCTACACCAACAACGGTAGCTGCATCGGGCCCAATTGCGGCAACGAAGTGGTGGATGCGGGCGAGACCTGCGACCCGCCGAATCTCGCGATCGATCCGATCACGAATCAGGCCGAGTGCCGTCTCGACTGCACCTCGTGCGGCGACGGTGTGGTGCAGGCCAACGATCAGGAGACCTGCGACGACGGCAACACGATCGGCGGCTGCCGGCTCGACAAGCCGCAGAAGCCGATCGACGATTGCCTCAATAGCTGTCGCTTGCCGATCTGCGACGACCCGTCGCGCATCAAGCTGACGAGCGGACTCGACCAGCTGGCGTTCCACGGCCGCCTGATCACGTCTGCCGGCATCGACTTTTCGAGCGAGCACCTGGTGATCCAGCTTTCCAGCAGCGACGGGACCGTGCTCTATCGCGACTCCCTGTTGGCCGGCGCGATTTCCCAGACGACGGCCACCGCATGGAAGTACCGCAACAAGCTCGCCAAGCAGCAGGGTGGGGTCTATGCCCTCAAGGTTCGGGGCAAGGACGGCGCTTACGCGTTCACGATGCAGGCCTACGGAGACGGCAGCGCCGCGGTGGCCGACATGCGGACACAGGTCTTCGTGGGGTCGAACGAATGGGCGCTACGCGGTCGGTGGACGGAGCTGCCGGGCGGTAAGGGTTGGCGGCTCAACAAGAAGTCCGAGTTCCTGGAACCCTGAGCGCACCTCGGTTCGCCAGGGCGGCGTTGCCATCGAGGCGCGCCGCCCTGGCGAGACACGCATGAGAACGCTCCGCGCCCGTGCCGACGTGACGCTGGTCACTTGGGTGTGTGATCTCCATCAGGGCGGATAGGCCAGGGGGTCGTAGCCTCTCCTGATGCCGGGAACGCACCGGCGAAGGAGGGTAGCGCCATGCATGTTGTGTTCCGCGTCTCGCGCCTTCGAGTTCGCAGCGGGAGGACGATCGCGGCCGCCGTCGTTCTCGCCGCGCTGGCGGTGACGTCCGCATTCGCGGCCCCGTGCACCGCCCCCGACAGCGGCGGCAGCGCCGCTTTGCCGCCGGCGGCGCCGACCGTGGCGTGCCCGGACGGCTACCTGAGCCCGTCGGACAAGCTCGAGATCATCGACGGCCTGCCCCTCGGGACGACCATCGAGATCACGGGCGAGCTCACGGGCTTCGCCGCCATCATGGCGAGTCCGGGCGGCAGCCTCGGCGGCGAGGTCCAGGATTTCGGAGCGCAGCTCGCGATGCAGATGCAGGGCACCGGCACGCTCGCCGGCTATACGCGCTCCCTGACCATGACCAACGTGACCGGGCAGACGCACAGCGCACCGCGGTCCCCCGGTGCGGCG includes:
- a CDS encoding phosphoketolase family protein, encoding MAKNTRRTAKRTHDRRPSGPLPAKLLDTMDAYWRASNYLAVGQIYLFENPLLRERLTRAHVKPRLVGHWGTTPGLNFVYVHLNRIIKERDLDMIYVIGPGHGGPAIVAHAYLEGTYSEIYPDVSQDAEGMQRLFKQFSFPGGIPSHVAPETPGSIHEGGELGYALSHAFGAAFDNPDLVVACVVGDGEAETGPLATGWHSNKFLNPARDGTVLPILHLNGYKIANPTVLARIPESELRKLFEGYGWEPHFVTGHEPAAVHQQMAATLDTVFAKIADIKTRARRSGFTGRPTWPMIVLRTPKGWTCPPTIDGKRAEDYWRSHQVPMGDMESRAHVKILEKWMKSYRPEELFDRSGRLLPEIAALAPVGERRMSANPHANGGLLLKELRLPDFRDYAVEVTAPGAVDAEATRVQGTFLRDVMKQNLASRNFRVFSPDENNSNRWQDILEVTNRCSVAEIYPYDDHVAPDGRVMEVLSEHQCQGWLEGYLLTGRHGFFSCYEAFIHIIDSMFNQHAKWLKVCNHIPWRRPIASLNYLLSSHVWRQDHNGFSHQDPGFLDHVVNKKAEVIRVYLPPDANCLLSVTDHCLRSRNYVNVVVAGKQPAPQWLTMEEAERHCTAGIGIWEWASNDRGSEPDVVMACCGDVPTLETLAAVDLLRTHVPGLKVRVVNVVNLMKLQSPHEHPHGLPDYEFDALFTTDKPVIFAFHGYPWLIHRLTYRRHGHENLHV
- a CDS encoding right-handed parallel beta-helix repeat-containing protein, whose protein sequence is MPSKRLRTSAFLSLVLLTAASIREARAATTWGVPGDSSNTCTVVVPSCNTIAQAVTASSSGDTILIGAGSFPVPSSIALTKSLTITGAGIGTTFVQPTTTAFSVRTSNIVFSDFTLQNGAIGIAFQSASSNNTQITRVAFSGQTSRGIDVSLGAAFPVTNVAITDSSFATANIGIRTSSTAQVAGLTITGTSFTGNKFGIYVANDNNTSKFSGLTIQNSTFTNNVNWAIYAEEMRDALIEDSTFTGGGTAIGLFKFYGSSGVAMSNITIRENTFSAFTGNALDLEVYLGGTAPAGVGLENPVVVQNNTIQKDVGIATSSTAVFVRLPPALTNAPVNILDNDILISGTFSAGTRAYGVTLRGNGPVVMTGNVIDGGNVGGSGTTPPTSGIFIQSQSAPMSLPSGTFPNVMPATVSITASCNRIQGFRNGVSVFDSIGNAYGGLQVGATVTIEDNAILGNDSGLVTGAAAPTIDGENNYWGCPAGPSDAACDDVVGDVDADPFRIVIAPCVPCLQNSECNDGLFCNGAETCDLQTSQCVAAVDPCLGGPACGNTCNEVTDDCFVPAGTVCRAAVDACDAEETCSGLGGPCPGDVLLTAGSTCRPATDVCDAAETCDGVSAACPADALQGADVVCRTAAGSCDVAENCSGSAAACPVDGFAPAGQECRASAGVCDVAESCTGSGPNCPVDAFQPPATVCRAAAGVCDIAETCAAGNPSCPPDAVEPATTVCRAAAGACDVAENCNGSGTTCPSDGFAAAGTNCSDGDFCTQPDVCDGSGICDGPAVDCDDANPCTDDACDSQAGGFLCVYTNNGSCIGPNCGNEVVDAGETCDPPNLAIDPITNQAECRLDCTSCGDGVVQANDQETCDDGNTIGGCRLDKPQKPIDDCLNSCRLPICDDPSRIKLTSGLDQLAFHGRLITSAGIDFSSEHLVIQLSSSDGTVLYRDSLLAGAISQTTATAWKYRNKLAKQQGGVYALKVRGKDGAYAFTMQAYGDGSAAVADMRTQVFVGSNEWALRGRWTELPGGKGWRLNKKSEFLEP